A genomic region of Candidatus Zixiibacteriota bacterium contains the following coding sequences:
- a CDS encoding DUF192 domain-containing protein, whose translation MASSVEWAGTSDERRRGLLGRSGMDFMHGIYIVPCQCVHTFRMKFPIDVAFVGSDGCLLAVQHNLKPNRISKLIFRAEGVLELASGRLHDTDTDIGDIIKFQEVDSTEE comes from the coding sequence TTGGCGAGTTCCGTTGAGTGGGCGGGGACCAGCGATGAACGACGCCGAGGACTATTGGGCCGTAGCGGGATGGACTTTATGCATGGTATTTACATAGTTCCGTGCCAATGTGTCCACACATTTCGGATGAAGTTCCCGATTGATGTGGCTTTCGTAGGTTCAGACGGATGTCTTTTAGCTGTACAACACAACTTGAAGCCAAATCGGATTTCAAAGCTCATCTTTCGTGCTGAGGGAGTATTGGAACTGGCTTCAGGCAGGCTTCACGACACCGATACTGACATCGGCGACATAATCAAGTTTCAGGAAGTGGATTCGACGGAGGAGTAA
- a CDS encoding succinate dehydrogenase/fumarate reductase iron-sulfur subunit: protein MNLTLFVWRQKDAEDKGRMERYEAKEINSHMSFLEMLDVVNEDLTEKGQDPIAFDHDCREGICGTCSLMINGTAHGPEPGTTVCQLHMRHFKDGDAIYIEPWRARAFPVIKDLVVDRTALDRIMYSGGFVSVNTGVTVDANAIPIPKSESDKAMDASSCIGCGACVASCKNASAMLFVAAKVSQFAHLPQGKVERTSRVRSMVAQMSAEGFGGCTNFFECEAVCPKEISVDTIAKLNREYMMARIKVK from the coding sequence ATGAATCTCACGCTCTTCGTTTGGCGGCAAAAGGATGCCGAAGATAAAGGCCGGATGGAACGGTATGAGGCCAAAGAAATCAACTCCCACATGTCATTTCTGGAGATGCTTGATGTGGTCAATGAAGACCTCACTGAGAAAGGCCAGGACCCCATCGCCTTTGACCACGATTGTCGCGAGGGCATCTGCGGTACCTGTTCCCTGATGATCAACGGTACAGCCCACGGACCCGAACCGGGTACGACTGTATGCCAGTTGCACATGCGCCATTTCAAGGACGGCGACGCTATCTACATTGAACCCTGGCGCGCCAGGGCGTTCCCGGTCATCAAGGACCTTGTTGTTGATCGTACTGCTCTTGATCGCATAATGTACTCCGGGGGATTTGTTTCGGTCAATACTGGTGTTACTGTCGATGCCAACGCTATCCCAATTCCCAAATCAGAATCTGACAAGGCGATGGATGCATCGTCGTGTATCGGTTGCGGGGCGTGTGTTGCCTCCTGCAAGAATGCGTCAGCAATGCTGTTTGTCGCAGCCAAAGTATCCCAGTTTGCACATTTACCACAGGGTAAGGTTGAGAGAACTTCGAGGGTTCGTAGCATGGTGGCTCAAATGAGCGCGGAAGGGTTTGGTGGTTGCACCAATTTCTTTGAGTGCGAAGCGGTCTGTCCCAAGGAGATTAGCGTCGATACCATCGCCAAGCTCAACCGTGAATACATGATGGCTCGGATCAAGGTCAAATAG
- a CDS encoding fumarate reductase/succinate dehydrogenase flavoprotein subunit, with the protein MKLDAKTPSGPLAEKWDKHKFEMKLVNPANKRKFTIIVVGSGLAGGAGAASLAELGYNVLCFCYQDSPRRAHSISAQGGINASKNYQNDGDSDYRLFYDTIKGGDFRSREANVYRLAQVSSNIIDQCAAQGVPFAREYGGLLANRSFGGAQVSRTFYARGQTGQQLLLGAYSALSRQIGRGQVKMFPRTEMIDVVVIDGRACGIVVRDMVTGKINSYAADAVVLATGGYANVFYLSTNAKGCNVTAAYRAYKRGALFADPCFTQIHPTCIPVSGEYQSKLTLMSESLRNDGRIWVPAKADDSRRAADIPEGERDYYLERKYPSFGNLSPRDISSRSAMEVCDEGRGIGATGRGVYLDFADAIGRLGEDVIRERYGNLFHMYEKITGENPYLQPMHIYPAAHYTMGGLWVDYNLESTIPGLFVVGEANFSDHGANRLGASALMQGLADGYFILPYTIGDFLGRSGPSGIGTEHGEFGNVESETKERTERLLTIGGKQTVDSFHRELGKIMWEYCGMTRNEAGLKKALEMIPVLRDRFWQDVLVPGVGEELNQSLERAGRVADFLEFGELMCHDALNRTESCGAHFREEYQTEEGEAVRNDKKFTNVSAWKFEGADTSPSLHVENLEFENVHLATRSYK; encoded by the coding sequence ATGAAACTTGATGCCAAGACTCCATCCGGTCCCCTCGCCGAAAAATGGGACAAACACAAATTTGAGATGAAGTTGGTCAACCCGGCCAACAAGCGCAAATTCACGATCATTGTCGTCGGCTCCGGCCTTGCGGGCGGTGCAGGTGCAGCCTCTCTGGCCGAACTTGGTTACAACGTACTTTGCTTCTGTTATCAGGACAGTCCTCGCCGGGCTCATTCCATTTCAGCCCAGGGTGGGATCAACGCTTCCAAGAACTATCAAAATGATGGTGATTCAGACTACCGTCTCTTTTACGATACGATCAAGGGCGGCGATTTCCGCTCACGTGAAGCCAATGTATACCGACTGGCCCAGGTGAGTAGCAACATTATCGATCAATGCGCCGCGCAGGGTGTGCCATTCGCCCGTGAGTATGGTGGGCTATTGGCTAACCGTTCATTCGGTGGTGCCCAGGTATCGCGCACGTTCTACGCCCGTGGGCAGACGGGCCAACAACTTTTGCTGGGAGCGTATTCGGCTTTGTCCAGACAGATCGGTCGGGGACAAGTTAAGATGTTCCCGCGTACAGAAATGATTGATGTGGTTGTGATCGACGGTCGTGCGTGTGGTATTGTTGTGCGAGATATGGTTACTGGTAAGATTAATTCTTACGCCGCTGATGCCGTCGTGCTGGCCACAGGCGGGTACGCCAATGTATTCTATCTGTCTACCAATGCTAAAGGTTGCAACGTAACAGCTGCCTATAGAGCCTATAAAAGAGGCGCTCTGTTTGCCGATCCCTGCTTCACACAAATTCATCCAACGTGTATCCCCGTCAGTGGTGAGTATCAATCTAAACTGACATTGATGTCCGAGTCGCTTCGTAACGACGGTCGCATCTGGGTTCCTGCGAAAGCTGATGACAGTCGGAGGGCGGCTGACATCCCGGAAGGCGAGCGCGACTATTATCTTGAACGCAAATATCCCAGTTTTGGCAACCTTTCACCCAGGGATATTTCTTCTCGATCGGCTATGGAGGTATGCGACGAGGGACGCGGAATTGGTGCCACTGGACGAGGTGTTTACCTGGACTTTGCTGATGCCATTGGACGCTTGGGCGAAGACGTCATCCGAGAACGGTATGGCAATCTCTTCCATATGTACGAAAAAATCACCGGTGAGAATCCCTACCTCCAACCGATGCACATCTATCCTGCGGCTCACTATACAATGGGTGGACTGTGGGTGGATTACAATCTCGAAAGCACGATTCCGGGTCTGTTCGTTGTTGGCGAGGCCAACTTCTCCGATCACGGTGCCAATCGACTCGGTGCAAGTGCTCTAATGCAGGGTCTGGCTGATGGATATTTTATTCTCCCCTATACTATTGGTGATTTCCTCGGGCGGTCTGGCCCAAGCGGAATTGGTACTGAGCATGGGGAGTTTGGAAACGTAGAGAGTGAGACCAAAGAACGTACCGAAAGACTACTCACTATAGGCGGCAAGCAGACGGTCGATTCGTTCCATCGAGAGTTGGGCAAGATCATGTGGGAATACTGCGGTATGACTCGCAATGAGGCCGGTCTGAAAAAGGCGCTTGAGATGATTCCCGTTCTGCGGGATAGATTCTGGCAAGATGTGCTGGTGCCGGGCGTCGGCGAAGAACTTAACCAGTCATTGGAGCGGGCCGGACGTGTCGCCGATTTTCTTGAGTTCGGAGAATTGATGTGCCACGATGCTCTCAATCGTACCGAGTCCTGCGGTGCGCATTTCCGAGAGGAGTACCAGACTGAGGAGGGTGAGGCTGTTCGCAATGACAAGAAGTTCACCAACGTCTCGGCATGGAAGTTTGAGGGAGCGGACACATCACCATCACTTCATGTTGAGAACCTTGAGTTCGAAAACGTCCACCTTGCCACCAGGAGCTATAAGTAA
- a CDS encoding succinate dehydrogenase cytochrome b subunit: MNNRGTAIVQMPEVSSVAAPTVGRKILMAITGLAFVGFAGGHMIGNLQLFLGQAQYNGYAAALQSLGPIIWIVRFTLLALLVVHVWTGLRLFWDNYKARPVGYAKEETLEASFSSRTMIYSGGAMFLYVIYHILHFTMLVTNPEFADLHDPNGLHDVYSMVVLGFLNPWVSGVYILAMVALAFHVNHAIPSFLQTLGLSHTRWRNALKRLGNLVALVLFFGYCSLPVAVLLGQITTSAGGH, from the coding sequence ATGAACAATCGTGGAACAGCCATAGTGCAGATGCCCGAAGTTTCGAGCGTAGCTGCACCTACAGTCGGTCGCAAGATTCTGATGGCTATCACCGGTCTGGCATTTGTGGGCTTTGCCGGCGGTCACATGATCGGCAACCTCCAATTATTCCTTGGCCAGGCTCAGTACAACGGCTACGCGGCCGCACTTCAGAGTTTGGGACCGATAATCTGGATCGTCCGATTCACCCTCCTGGCTTTGCTGGTCGTTCATGTCTGGACTGGGCTAAGGCTCTTTTGGGATAATTACAAGGCACGACCGGTCGGTTACGCCAAAGAGGAAACACTGGAGGCCAGCTTCTCATCACGTACAATGATATACTCCGGCGGCGCTATGTTTCTGTACGTCATCTATCATATTCTTCACTTCACTATGCTGGTGACCAACCCCGAGTTTGCCGATCTACACGATCCTAACGGCCTGCATGATGTTTATTCTATGGTTGTGCTGGGCTTTCTCAACCCGTGGGTCTCTGGTGTTTACATTCTCGCTATGGTGGCTCTTGCCTTTCACGTCAACCATGCCATTCCGAGTTTTCTGCAGACTCTTGGCCTGAGCCACACTCGCTGGCGAAACGCTCTCAAGAGACTTGGCAATCTGGTTGCCCTGGTACTATTTTTCGGGTACTGTTCCTTGCCGGTGGCTGTACTACTAGGGCAAATCACAACTTCGGCAGGAGGGCACTAA
- a CDS encoding response regulator yields the protein MAKKVLVVDDEEITRKFLSVALEENGYVPIQACDGKEALEKIGIEKPDLVLLDVMMPKKTGFVLFKQLRRNEEYKDIPVIMLTAVAEVLGDLDTQSDDTHERPYDALREKMRQAIKEMREEGLVKPEMFIDKPIDPELVISKVKELIGD from the coding sequence ATGGCAAAAAAAGTTCTGGTAGTTGACGACGAGGAAATCACACGGAAGTTTCTTTCGGTCGCCCTCGAAGAGAATGGCTACGTACCGATACAAGCATGCGATGGAAAGGAAGCGCTGGAGAAGATAGGAATCGAAAAACCAGACCTGGTTCTTCTAGACGTTATGATGCCTAAGAAAACAGGTTTCGTACTCTTCAAGCAGCTTCGTAGGAATGAAGAATACAAGGATATTCCGGTTATTATGTTGACGGCCGTGGCGGAGGTTCTTGGTGATCTTGATACCCAGAGTGACGATACTCATGAGCGGCCGTATGATGCCTTGCGCGAAAAGATGCGGCAGGCCATCAAAGAGATGCGCGAGGAGGGACTGGTGAAACCGGAGATGTTTATCGACAAACCGATTGACCCCGAACTCGTCATTTCTAAAGTCAAAGAGCTTATCGGAGACTAG
- a CDS encoding PAS domain S-box protein, which produces MKPMQLFWKLGAVLALIITLALATMGYVNNRAEENDAILRAQETALAYHTTVHNYLISDSTHDKTSIQTLARSLAEGNPRCKSFHLISGEGEPRTQTINLFTEPGTDERTVSVSMPAINDEGCRTAGCHVQADVSSVLGLLVTDFPLKEVDDRITRSNQLTLLAIVIAILLSYSITWFLIVLFIKRPMAGLAEAMSQLADKKLDIRVEEDGEDEFGSVASSFNDVAALLSSAMLELHKTQNYLRGILDSSADVVITVNSSGKIRTFNTGAEVVLGYWRMDVIGKPIEMLFADPQERYVAIEKLKFSDNVSNYETQFRTKDGEVRDILLSLSRLRNAAGEVIGTIGIGKDLTEEKRLQKKLVQSQRLAAIGEVFTGIQHSMKNMLNACTGGAYMVRIGLAKDNRKMLEEGWGMVQEGINRMKDMSSDMLKYVKEWKPRPDRIDLSQTLSDIYRVVRETAAGRGIAFELSIAADLPTIVCDGPMIHSAVMDIVSNALDACSWKDYGDDEKPNVEMSARLSEDGQESIIEIKDNGIGMTEEVKADIFTPFFSTKSKAGTGLGLSITSRMINIHKGKIEVESEPNQGALFRIILPVGGTGSTKESSDGKKSSGS; this is translated from the coding sequence ATGAAACCGATGCAACTATTTTGGAAACTTGGCGCTGTTCTCGCCCTTATCATTACCTTGGCCCTGGCAACGATGGGCTATGTCAATAATCGAGCTGAAGAGAATGATGCCATACTCCGGGCGCAGGAAACAGCTTTAGCGTACCACACAACTGTCCATAACTATCTGATCTCTGATAGCACCCACGACAAAACCAGTATCCAAACGCTTGCTCGATCACTGGCAGAAGGCAATCCCCGTTGCAAGAGCTTCCACCTGATCTCTGGAGAAGGTGAACCGAGAACTCAAACGATCAATCTGTTCACCGAACCTGGCACGGACGAAAGGACTGTGTCAGTTTCTATGCCCGCTATCAATGATGAAGGCTGCCGGACAGCGGGCTGTCATGTCCAGGCTGATGTTTCTTCCGTACTGGGACTCCTGGTTACGGACTTTCCGTTGAAGGAGGTTGATGACCGCATCACCCGCAGCAATCAACTGACCTTGTTAGCCATCGTGATTGCTATCCTGCTCAGTTACTCCATCACCTGGTTCCTCATAGTTCTGTTCATCAAGCGGCCTATGGCCGGTTTGGCGGAGGCCATGAGCCAGCTGGCTGACAAGAAACTGGATATTCGTGTGGAGGAAGACGGAGAGGACGAATTTGGCTCGGTGGCCTCATCCTTCAATGATGTTGCTGCTTTGCTCTCCTCGGCAATGCTGGAATTGCATAAGACGCAGAATTACCTGCGGGGCATACTGGATAGCTCCGCCGATGTTGTCATAACGGTAAACTCCTCCGGCAAGATCCGGACGTTCAACACCGGTGCGGAGGTTGTACTGGGCTATTGGCGAATGGACGTAATCGGGAAACCGATTGAGATGCTCTTTGCCGATCCCCAGGAAAGATACGTGGCTATTGAAAAACTGAAGTTCTCCGACAATGTCTCAAACTATGAAACTCAATTTCGAACCAAAGACGGAGAAGTCAGAGACATACTGCTATCACTGTCAAGGCTCCGGAATGCGGCCGGGGAAGTTATCGGCACTATCGGGATTGGCAAGGATCTCACCGAGGAGAAACGTCTTCAGAAAAAACTGGTCCAATCTCAGCGTCTGGCCGCGATCGGAGAGGTCTTTACGGGCATTCAACACTCAATGAAGAACATGTTGAATGCCTGCACCGGTGGGGCTTACATGGTCAGGATCGGTTTGGCCAAGGACAACCGAAAGATGCTTGAGGAAGGATGGGGGATGGTTCAGGAGGGGATAAACAGAATGAAAGATATGTCGTCAGATATGCTCAAGTATGTGAAGGAGTGGAAGCCGAGACCCGACCGAATTGATCTGAGTCAAACTCTGTCCGACATTTACCGGGTTGTCAGAGAAACTGCGGCTGGGAGAGGAATAGCCTTCGAACTGAGTATTGCCGCTGACTTACCGACCATTGTGTGCGATGGCCCGATGATACATTCGGCGGTGATGGACATTGTATCCAACGCCCTGGATGCCTGCTCCTGGAAGGATTACGGAGATGACGAAAAGCCGAACGTGGAAATGAGTGCACGCCTGTCTGAAGATGGCCAGGAGTCGATCATCGAAATCAAAGATAACGGAATCGGCATGACTGAAGAAGTGAAAGCAGACATCTTCACTCCGTTTTTCAGCACGAAAAGTAAGGCGGGAACCGGATTAGGCTTGTCCATTACATCAAGAATGATTAATATCCACAAGGGAAAGATTGAGGTTGAGTCTGAGCCCAACCAGGGTGCGCTTTTTCGTATCATCCTTCCCGTTGGCGGAACTGGCAGTACAAAGGAGAGTAGTGATGGCAAAAAAAGTTCTGGTAGTTGA
- the nrfD gene encoding polysulfide reductase NrfD codes for MKFDSIKGDSAQYRMLMIVFAAMAVAGVGSTWWAIEKGLWVTGMYNRVPWGLQIVMAVYYIGLSAGSLVISGLYGVFGKQEYKPFARIAVYVATLFLIAGLLSILTDQGRMDRVFVEPFVYFNLQSMFSINPILYIGHILICIVYLWALFYEKKTLTKVIATLAFGWAFCVHTGTGAIFGFGARVLYESPLLPAAFVAAAMASGTALMIVLIVGLFRFTKRHLDDELIVWLGRFLAICVIVVLYFLFVENAYRAYVVELRPAAIYYLFGGFHSVLFWIGLILVGLVTPLLILFRKTTGQSVPWIVFASCLVIFGILCERYVIVLPGLTHGSEIFPGMHITQSVVEEGIASYDISYVEVLQALGVFGVVAFMFGWGLKYLKLLPSEARVLHSSSTSDSAGNKT; via the coding sequence ATGAAATTCGATAGCATTAAGGGAGACTCGGCCCAGTATCGGATGCTGATGATCGTTTTTGCGGCTATGGCCGTGGCGGGCGTGGGCTCCACCTGGTGGGCCATCGAGAAAGGACTCTGGGTCACTGGAATGTACAACCGCGTTCCCTGGGGTCTTCAGATCGTCATGGCGGTTTACTACATCGGTCTGTCGGCTGGATCGCTGGTAATCTCGGGACTGTACGGTGTCTTTGGAAAACAGGAGTACAAACCGTTTGCTCGAATCGCCGTCTATGTAGCTACTCTGTTTCTGATAGCCGGTCTACTCTCAATCCTCACTGACCAGGGAAGGATGGATCGAGTTTTCGTTGAACCGTTTGTGTATTTTAATCTTCAATCCATGTTTTCTATCAACCCGATCCTGTACATCGGACACATATTGATATGCATCGTATATCTGTGGGCTCTGTTTTACGAGAAGAAAACACTGACCAAGGTAATTGCGACGCTGGCTTTTGGCTGGGCTTTCTGTGTCCATACTGGAACCGGGGCGATTTTCGGCTTCGGAGCGAGAGTCCTGTATGAATCGCCACTGTTACCGGCAGCTTTTGTGGCCGCTGCTATGGCTTCCGGGACGGCCCTGATGATTGTCCTGATTGTGGGGTTGTTCAGATTCACAAAGCGCCACCTTGATGACGAACTGATAGTCTGGTTGGGGAGATTCCTGGCCATCTGCGTCATTGTTGTTCTGTATTTCCTGTTTGTAGAGAATGCTTATCGCGCCTACGTTGTAGAATTGCGTCCTGCTGCCATCTATTATCTATTCGGCGGTTTTCATAGTGTGCTCTTCTGGATTGGTCTGATTCTCGTTGGCCTGGTAACGCCCTTGTTAATTCTCTTCCGAAAAACAACCGGACAATCAGTGCCGTGGATTGTATTTGCTTCCTGTTTGGTGATCTTCGGAATCCTGTGTGAGCGCTACGTTATTGTCTTGCCGGGTCTAACCCACGGGTCGGAGATTTTCCCCGGTATGCATATTACTCAGTCAGTCGTTGAGGAAGGAATTGCTTCCTACGACATCAGCTACGTTGAAGTACTTCAGGCGCTGGGAGTATTTGGTGTAGTCGCCTTCATGTTTGGCTGGGGGTTGAAATACTTGAAGCTGTTGCCCTCCGAAGCAAGAGTGCTTCATAGCTCATCGACCAGCGATTCTGCAGGTAATAAGACATGA
- a CDS encoding 4Fe-4S dicluster domain-containing protein, whose amino-acid sequence MDRRDFLKTAGGTLLAGTSCAYAFRFLTSAGWASADIPSSGKKWGMIVDLTKCREGCTACMDACRHENNVAHFGDERWDIHWIKKVKVESQVGHKTMEKNVMLLCNHCDNPPCAQVCPVQATYKRDDGIVIIDHHRCIGCRYCMIACPYNARQFNFRDNEEWPNKDRPKRSHGVAESCTLCAHRLDVSRMPACVEACEQVGAGALLVGDINDPDSNISKIVTTGAVKRIREDLGTEPKVYYIGL is encoded by the coding sequence ATGGACAGAAGGGATTTTCTTAAGACGGCGGGAGGCACTTTATTGGCGGGGACGTCATGTGCCTATGCCTTCCGCTTCCTGACCTCAGCTGGCTGGGCAAGTGCGGATATTCCATCGTCCGGCAAGAAGTGGGGGATGATTGTTGATCTCACAAAATGCCGGGAGGGCTGTACTGCTTGCATGGATGCTTGTCGGCACGAGAACAACGTCGCCCATTTCGGGGATGAACGGTGGGATATTCATTGGATCAAGAAAGTCAAGGTGGAGAGTCAAGTCGGTCACAAAACCATGGAGAAGAACGTGATGTTGCTGTGTAATCACTGCGATAATCCTCCCTGCGCCCAGGTTTGTCCCGTCCAGGCCACCTACAAGCGTGATGACGGCATTGTTATCATCGATCATCACCGGTGCATCGGCTGCCGGTACTGTATGATCGCCTGCCCCTATAACGCCCGGCAGTTCAATTTTAGAGATAACGAAGAATGGCCCAATAAAGATCGTCCCAAAAGGTCCCATGGAGTGGCGGAGTCATGTACTTTGTGCGCCCATCGTCTTGATGTCAGCCGCATGCCCGCCTGTGTCGAGGCGTGCGAACAGGTGGGGGCTGGGGCTCTGCTGGTGGGGGACATAAATGATCCTGACAGCAACATCTCTAAGATTGTGACAACTGGGGCTGTAAAACGTATCAGAGAGGATTTGGGTACGGAACCTAAGGTCTATTACATCGGCCTTTAG
- the qmoC gene encoding quinone-interacting membrane-bound oxidoreductase complex subunit QmoC, with the protein MDTAENSSQEKPEAGTHEVLNTTDETSAVNAPVLIEPDLGFIQALEKQGGQTLKQCIQCGTCAGTCMISPDKNAFPCKEMAWAAWGMKERLMIDPDIWLCYQCNDCSTRCPRGAKPGYVMGALRQECVQHFAFPRFLGRWVNQPQCLPLLAGIPIALLALALYLRGPVEKLLGMSRGTGDEIVFAYSHMFPHWLLNSFFGLFTALMIFTVVVGVNRFWLAMNSSTAMGAVYPPVKGLWPSIVTVIKNIFTHDKFSTCDKAHIRLWSHTFVFFGFLALTLVTLWVITARINPLIQGNFIYPFSFFNPWKVLANAGGLAMIIGLVLMIRDRVKNAEKYGAGSYFDWSLIAILLAVLFSGFFTEALHYVRLEPHRHLIYFVHLVCVFMLLMYLPYSKFAHIVYRTTALVFAEYTGRDNSEQRVISVEGKTSGKEEVHA; encoded by the coding sequence TTGGATACTGCCGAGAACAGTTCGCAAGAAAAGCCGGAAGCCGGAACCCACGAGGTTCTTAACACAACTGACGAAACCTCTGCTGTCAACGCACCGGTCTTGATCGAACCGGATTTGGGTTTCATCCAAGCGCTGGAGAAACAGGGCGGCCAGACTCTCAAGCAGTGTATCCAATGCGGTACCTGCGCGGGAACTTGTATGATCTCCCCCGACAAGAATGCTTTCCCTTGTAAGGAGATGGCCTGGGCCGCATGGGGAATGAAAGAGCGTCTGATGATCGATCCTGACATCTGGCTCTGTTACCAGTGCAATGATTGCTCGACCAGATGCCCGCGTGGAGCCAAACCGGGATATGTTATGGGGGCACTCCGGCAGGAATGTGTTCAGCACTTCGCCTTCCCTCGCTTTCTTGGCCGATGGGTTAATCAGCCCCAGTGTCTGCCGTTGCTGGCGGGTATTCCAATTGCGTTGCTGGCGCTGGCGCTGTATCTGAGAGGTCCGGTCGAGAAGCTATTGGGTATGTCGAGGGGTACCGGTGACGAAATTGTGTTCGCCTACTCTCACATGTTTCCCCACTGGTTGCTCAACAGTTTCTTTGGTCTGTTCACGGCACTGATGATCTTTACCGTCGTGGTCGGGGTGAATCGTTTCTGGCTCGCGATGAATAGTTCAACTGCGATGGGTGCGGTCTATCCACCGGTCAAAGGGCTATGGCCAAGTATCGTTACGGTGATTAAAAATATCTTCACCCACGATAAGTTCTCTACCTGCGACAAAGCGCACATTCGACTTTGGTCACACACGTTTGTTTTCTTCGGATTCCTGGCTCTGACATTAGTGACGCTGTGGGTGATCACCGCCAGAATCAACCCGCTTATTCAGGGTAATTTCATTTACCCCTTCAGCTTCTTTAATCCGTGGAAAGTGCTTGCCAATGCTGGCGGTCTGGCCATGATAATTGGTTTGGTGCTGATGATTCGTGATCGGGTCAAGAACGCTGAGAAGTACGGAGCAGGTTCCTATTTCGATTGGTCGCTTATCGCGATTTTGCTGGCGGTATTGTTCAGCGGGTTCTTCACTGAAGCGCTGCACTATGTTCGTTTGGAGCCACACCGACACTTGATCTATTTCGTGCACCTGGTCTGTGTTTTCATGTTGTTGATGTATCTGCCGTATTCCAAGTTCGCCCACATTGTCTATCGCACCACCGCTCTCGTTTTCGCCGAATACACTGGCCGCGACAATTCGGAGCAGCGTGTTATTAGCGTTGAGGGTAAGACATCTGGAAAGGAGGAAGTGCATGCCTGA